From Caulobacter segnis, a single genomic window includes:
- a CDS encoding phosphatidylinositol-specific phospholipase C domain-containing protein: MRPSSLAVAFSVIALAAPMAVRAAEAPKINALRWLGSHNSYRPELDPAALAHQRQVMGERSRGVEYGHPPIRAQLDLGVRQLEFDPYADTTGGLYAAPYADDPAKAAIMKQPGAKVLHAPVIDNRTLCLRLSDCFAEVASWSRAHPGHQPIVIFVNTKEEPFNTPAIPNPPLWTQADFAGIDADAVKAFGRDRIITPDDVRGDRATLRDGVTGGGWPTIESAKGKVLLVLDANPRIEDAYRAGHPSLKGRVLFGLYVESEPEAAVFNIQDPRPEEARIKALVAQGFLVRTRSDADTTEARNHDLGRLEVAVRSGAQIVSTDYYPGAPDPLGLKFEVRPSWFGK; this comes from the coding sequence ATGCGCCCGTCGTCGCTCGCCGTCGCCTTCTCGGTCATCGCCCTCGCGGCCCCCATGGCGGTCCGGGCCGCCGAAGCGCCGAAGATCAACGCCCTGCGCTGGCTGGGCTCGCACAACAGCTATCGGCCCGAGCTGGACCCGGCGGCCCTGGCCCACCAGCGCCAGGTGATGGGCGAGCGCTCGCGCGGCGTCGAATACGGCCATCCGCCGATCCGGGCGCAGCTGGACCTGGGCGTTCGCCAGCTGGAGTTCGATCCCTACGCCGACACGACGGGCGGCCTCTACGCCGCGCCGTACGCCGATGACCCGGCCAAGGCCGCGATCATGAAGCAGCCCGGCGCCAAGGTGCTGCACGCCCCCGTGATCGACAACCGCACCCTGTGCCTGCGCCTGTCCGACTGTTTCGCCGAGGTCGCGAGCTGGTCCAGGGCCCATCCCGGTCACCAGCCGATCGTGATCTTCGTCAACACCAAGGAAGAGCCGTTCAACACCCCGGCCATTCCGAACCCGCCGCTGTGGACCCAGGCGGACTTCGCGGGGATCGACGCCGACGCGGTGAAGGCCTTCGGTCGCGACCGGATCATCACGCCCGACGACGTGCGCGGCGACCGCGCCACCCTGCGCGACGGGGTGACGGGCGGCGGCTGGCCGACCATTGAGAGCGCCAAGGGCAAGGTGCTGCTGGTGCTGGACGCCAATCCGCGCATCGAGGACGCCTATCGCGCCGGCCATCCATCATTGAAGGGCAGGGTGCTGTTCGGCCTCTATGTCGAGAGCGAGCCCGAGGCGGCGGTGTTCAACATCCAGGATCCGCGTCCGGAGGAGGCTCGCATCAAGGCCCTGGTCGCCCAAGGCTTTCTTGTGCGCACCCGCAGCGACGCCGACACCACCGAGGCCCGCAACCACGACCTTGGCCGCCTGGAGGTCGCCGTCCGTTCGGGCGCGCAGATCGTCAGCACCGACTACTATCCCGGCGCGCCCGATCCGCTGGGGCTGAAGTTCGAGGTCCGTCCGTCCTGGTTCGGAAAGTAG
- a CDS encoding Crp/Fnr family transcriptional regulator produces the protein MNVIPSSPQRAASSATVDDYRTNKLFRHMTRAEVESLGAQIEHLRYGKGEMIIQRRDEDGGIYLLLDGVLLANLYARSGREVGYRRILPGGYFGEIAAIDGLPRSVNIVALEDVRLVRLPQRLVLRLFEESPRFMRALLEDMASLTRALTDRLFELTAVSVACRVDIELLRMATAAEGDGETAVIHPCPTHAELAVLVGSQREPVTRELNRLASLNIVRQSGRTLKVLDMAALADEVERIGGEL, from the coding sequence ATGAACGTGATTCCTTCATCACCCCAGCGCGCGGCGAGCAGCGCGACGGTCGATGACTATCGGACCAACAAGCTGTTTCGTCACATGACTCGCGCGGAGGTCGAGTCTCTAGGCGCCCAGATCGAGCATCTGCGCTACGGCAAGGGCGAGATGATCATCCAGCGGCGGGACGAGGATGGCGGGATCTACCTGCTGCTGGACGGCGTCCTGCTGGCCAATCTGTATGCGCGGTCCGGCCGCGAGGTCGGTTATCGTCGCATCCTGCCCGGCGGCTATTTCGGCGAGATCGCCGCCATCGACGGCCTGCCGCGCTCGGTCAACATCGTGGCATTGGAGGACGTGCGGCTGGTGCGGCTGCCCCAGCGGCTGGTGCTGCGCCTGTTCGAGGAGTCGCCGCGCTTCATGCGGGCCCTGCTGGAGGACATGGCCAGCCTGACCCGCGCCCTGACCGATCGCCTGTTCGAGCTGACCGCCGTGTCGGTGGCCTGCCGGGTCGACATCGAGCTGCTGCGCATGGCCACGGCGGCCGAGGGCGACGGCGAGACGGCGGTGATCCACCCCTGTCCGACCCACGCCGAGCTGGCCGTGCTGGTCGGCAGCCAGCGCGAGCCCGTGACCCGCGAGTTGAACCGCCTGGCCAGCCTGAACATCGTCCGCCAGAGCGGCCGCACGCTGAAGGTCCTCGACATGGCCGCCTTGGCCGACGAGGTCGAACGGATCGGCGGCGAGCTGTAG
- a CDS encoding TIR domain-containing protein, with translation MEKRRRYKAFISYSHHDRKAAEWLHRALETYRAPPRLTAGGNASFAGGLRPIFRDRAELGAAADLGDAIRDALDRSDALIVLCSPTAADSRWVDQEVAYFLKDHGPGAVICVITPATPQSARLPEVMPPTLRAALPETVEPLAVDLRPGADGKRLARLKIAAGLLGVSLDQLVQRDARRRLRVMTAFTTLAALVTVGMGAMTIATLKSRQIAREQRDETEALVAYMLGDLRQQLEPVGRLDVLDGVSAKVLAYYAKARTDRLDDKALAQRAKAQTLLGTIREQRNDLVGAEDAFRQAAATTHALVERDPKNGERIFDEAQNVFWLAYMQWRRGDIAGAERGFRRYGELARTLVKLDPKRGEWRIEVAYAQNNLGTLMFEQGRSEEALTAFRSALAVFDAERRRAPRDKALITSTANTRAWIADTLLKQGRVSDAYVERQAALGLLAEAGRQAPDDKRLAAQTIGASLALARLELDLGRLEDARARSDEGMSRLRDLAALDPTNAKWREFQLVGHMDLADIACWSGDMAQARAAHAAAALALAKLRAGEGDKAWRGELDGRLDQQAVVLARRGGDTAGARALAQAIIDRLRTMPSDRDGAADRSLLLGFAQLEAGHADEAVAILAPLRTSLSPAYANVLARAYLATGQRDQGESIVRALKKHGYAHPSLTAF, from the coding sequence ATGGAAAAGCGACGGCGATACAAGGCCTTTATCAGCTATAGTCACCATGACCGCAAAGCCGCCGAATGGCTTCATCGCGCTTTGGAGACGTATCGCGCGCCCCCTAGGTTGACGGCTGGCGGTAACGCCAGTTTCGCGGGCGGGTTGCGCCCGATTTTTCGTGATCGCGCGGAGCTGGGCGCCGCCGCCGATCTGGGCGACGCCATTCGCGACGCCCTGGATCGCTCCGACGCCCTGATCGTCCTGTGCTCGCCGACCGCCGCCGACTCGCGCTGGGTCGACCAGGAGGTCGCCTATTTCCTGAAGGACCATGGGCCCGGCGCCGTGATCTGCGTGATCACGCCGGCGACGCCGCAGAGCGCCCGGTTGCCCGAGGTGATGCCGCCGACCCTGCGCGCGGCCCTGCCCGAGACCGTCGAGCCGCTGGCCGTCGATCTGCGCCCCGGCGCCGACGGCAAGCGTCTGGCTCGGCTGAAGATCGCCGCCGGATTGCTGGGCGTCAGCCTGGACCAACTGGTGCAGCGCGACGCCCGCCGCCGCCTGCGGGTGATGACAGCCTTCACCACCCTGGCCGCGCTGGTCACGGTGGGCATGGGCGCGATGACCATCGCCACGCTGAAGTCGCGCCAGATCGCCCGCGAGCAGCGCGACGAGACCGAGGCCCTGGTGGCCTACATGCTGGGCGACCTGCGCCAGCAGCTGGAGCCGGTGGGTCGCCTGGACGTGCTGGACGGGGTCAGCGCCAAGGTGCTGGCCTACTACGCCAAGGCCAGGACCGATCGGCTGGACGACAAGGCCCTGGCCCAGCGCGCCAAGGCCCAGACCCTGCTGGGCACGATCCGCGAGCAGCGCAACGACCTGGTCGGGGCCGAGGACGCCTTCCGACAGGCGGCGGCCACCACCCACGCCTTGGTCGAACGCGATCCGAAGAACGGCGAGCGCATCTTCGATGAGGCCCAGAACGTCTTCTGGCTGGCCTACATGCAATGGCGACGTGGCGACATCGCCGGCGCCGAGCGCGGTTTCAGGCGATACGGTGAACTCGCCCGGACTCTGGTCAAGCTGGATCCCAAGCGCGGGGAGTGGCGCATCGAGGTCGCCTACGCCCAGAACAATCTCGGCACCCTGATGTTCGAACAGGGCCGGTCTGAGGAGGCGCTGACCGCGTTCCGAAGCGCCCTGGCGGTGTTCGACGCCGAACGGCGACGCGCGCCCAGGGACAAGGCGCTCATCACCTCGACGGCCAATACGCGCGCCTGGATCGCGGATACGCTGCTCAAGCAGGGGCGGGTGAGCGACGCCTATGTCGAGCGCCAGGCTGCGCTGGGATTGCTGGCGGAGGCCGGCAGGCAGGCCCCGGACGACAAACGGCTCGCCGCCCAGACCATCGGGGCCAGCCTGGCGCTGGCGCGGCTCGAGCTTGACCTGGGACGGCTGGAGGACGCCCGAGCACGGTCGGACGAGGGCATGAGCCGGCTGCGCGACCTCGCCGCGCTGGATCCGACCAACGCCAAGTGGCGGGAATTCCAGTTGGTCGGCCACATGGATCTGGCCGACATCGCCTGCTGGTCCGGCGACATGGCGCAAGCCAGGGCGGCCCACGCCGCCGCTGCTCTCGCCCTGGCCAAGCTTCGCGCGGGCGAGGGCGATAAGGCTTGGCGTGGCGAACTGGATGGCCGCCTGGACCAGCAGGCGGTGGTGCTGGCGCGGCGGGGCGGGGATACGGCGGGGGCGCGGGCATTGGCCCAGGCGATCATCGACCGCCTGCGGACGATGCCGTCCGACCGCGATGGCGCGGCGGATCGTTCGCTGTTGCTGGGCTTCGCGCAGCTGGAGGCGGGTCACGCGGACGAGGCCGTGGCGATCCTCGCGCCGCTGCGGACATCGCTCAGTCCGGCCTACGCCAATGTCCTAGCGCGCGCCTATCTCGCGACTGGTCAGCGCGATCAGGGTGAGAGCATCGTACGCGCGTTGAAAAAACACGGTTACGCGCATCCAAGCTTAACAGCCTTTTAG
- a CDS encoding transcriptional repressor produces the protein MPHTVDAVFQDELRRAGLPGRGAPAHLLALLRESPETHLSLPEIAELAAEAGLAVTAGDLARHLEALADHGLIGRLPTTTSELVYDTVPEPHSHIVYEGSGQVVDLHVSSETLLLMVQDALARRPEGVEVILRFRRPDPLSS, from the coding sequence ATGCCCCACACGGTGGACGCCGTGTTCCAGGACGAGTTGCGCCGGGCCGGCCTGCCCGGCCGAGGCGCGCCGGCGCATCTGCTGGCGTTGCTGCGGGAGTCGCCGGAGACCCACCTGTCCCTGCCCGAGATCGCCGAGCTGGCCGCCGAGGCCGGATTGGCGGTGACGGCCGGCGACTTGGCCCGGCATCTGGAGGCCCTGGCCGACCATGGGCTGATCGGCCGGCTGCCGACCACGACGAGCGAGCTGGTCTACGACACCGTGCCCGAACCGCATTCGCACATCGTCTACGAAGGCAGCGGCCAGGTGGTCGACCTGCATGTCTCGTCCGAGACCCTGCTGCTGATGGTCCAGGACGCCCTGGCCCGCCGTCCGGAGGGCGTGGAGGTCATCCTGCGCTTCCGACGCCCGGATCCCTTGTCCAGCTAG
- a CDS encoding LysR substrate-binding domain-containing protein, protein MNLRDLRYLLALAEHEHFGRAAKACGVSQPTLSVQIRKLEDLIGVALFERGSKTAAPTSACLQLIDHARAAVVSAETLLSTARALRDPMAGRFRLGIIPTLAPYLLPLVFAPLRQALPALELEPWEDQTEPLLERLRAHDLDAALLATDVPGADLLSRPLFAEPFLAALPPEHPLAPRPIIAEADLAPDILVLSDGHCLRDQAIEACGSDAGGGGALRAASLPTLLNMVAAGYGTTLIPGLAAGAAEDAGIVLRPLAARAGRTVRIVWRAHFPRMPVVGAVGDVIAERLRGFAEGAAAGAL, encoded by the coding sequence ATGAACCTGCGCGACCTCCGCTATCTGCTGGCCCTGGCCGAGCATGAGCACTTCGGCCGCGCGGCCAAGGCCTGCGGCGTCAGCCAGCCGACCCTGTCGGTGCAGATCCGCAAGCTGGAGGACCTGATAGGCGTGGCGCTGTTCGAGCGCGGCAGCAAGACGGCCGCCCCGACCAGCGCCTGCCTGCAGCTGATCGACCACGCCCGCGCCGCGGTGGTCTCGGCCGAGACCCTGCTGTCGACGGCCCGGGCGCTGCGCGACCCGATGGCCGGTCGCTTCCGGCTGGGCATCATCCCGACCCTGGCGCCCTATCTGCTGCCGTTGGTCTTCGCGCCCCTGCGCCAGGCTCTGCCGGCCCTGGAACTGGAGCCGTGGGAAGACCAGACCGAGCCGCTGCTGGAGCGCCTGCGCGCCCACGACCTGGACGCGGCCCTGCTGGCCACCGATGTTCCGGGCGCGGATCTTCTGAGCCGACCGCTGTTCGCCGAGCCCTTCCTGGCCGCCCTGCCGCCCGAGCATCCGCTGGCCCCGCGCCCGATCATCGCCGAGGCGGATCTCGCGCCGGACATCCTGGTGCTGTCCGACGGTCACTGCCTGCGCGACCAGGCGATCGAGGCGTGCGGCTCGGATGCCGGCGGGGGCGGCGCCCTGCGCGCGGCCAGCCTGCCGACCCTGCTGAACATGGTCGCCGCCGGTTACGGCACCACCCTGATCCCCGGCCTGGCGGCGGGCGCGGCCGAGGACGCCGGCATCGTCCTGCGGCCGCTGGCGGCGCGGGCGGGACGCACGGTGCGGATCGTCTGGCGCGCGCACTTCCCGCGCATGCCGGTGGTCGGCGCCGTGGGCGACGTGATCGCCGAGCGGCTACGCGGTTTCGCCGAGGGCGCGGCCGCGGGAGCGCTCTAG
- a CDS encoding DUF6491 family protein, which yields MRVLIGSVALGAILVSGPVLASEASKQAKMPPAQRSCFRAEDVNGFNVVDDKTVDVSINSKTVYRLTLFSRSPDIDWTQRIGIKSRGSSWICQGLDAEVIVPGSIGPMTYPVTEVRKLTPEEIAFKKPKKK from the coding sequence ATGCGTGTCCTGATCGGTTCCGTCGCGCTGGGCGCGATACTCGTCTCTGGCCCTGTCCTGGCCTCGGAAGCCAGCAAGCAGGCGAAGATGCCCCCGGCCCAGAGGTCCTGCTTCCGCGCCGAAGACGTCAACGGCTTCAACGTGGTGGACGACAAGACGGTCGACGTCTCGATCAATTCCAAGACCGTCTATCGCCTGACCCTGTTCTCGCGCTCACCCGACATCGACTGGACCCAGCGGATCGGCATCAAGTCACGCGGCAGCTCGTGGATCTGCCAGGGCCTGGACGCCGAGGTCATCGTGCCCGGCTCGATCGGCCCGATGACCTATCCGGTCACCGAGGTCCGCAAGCTGACGCCCGAAGAGATCGCGTTCAAGAAGCCCAAGAAGAAGTAG
- the nhaA gene encoding Na+/H+ antiporter NhaA, protein MALKTISLRARRALADFLQNEAAGGYVLMGAAALALIIANSPLAEAYFHALHAPIGPTGVQHWINDGLMALFFLLVGLEIKREVLDGQLSRPADVLLPGAAALGGVAAPALIYLAFNAGHPASLAGWAIPSATDIAFALGVLALLGPRVPAGLKVFLTAIAIMDDLAAIVIIALFYTAQLHLLALAGAGAMLLVLIALNRLKVLVLWPYLLLGAVLWVLVLKSGIHATLAGVALALTIPLRPGDRCPLHKLEHALHKPVAFVVTPIFGFANAGLSFAGVGLSALLAPAPLGVALGLFLGKQVGVFAVAFGLIKLGWARLPRGASLAQLYGVAVLCGVGFTMSLFIGVLAFRDPGLIDQTKIGVLAGSLASALVGLAILRLAKPAPPETLEP, encoded by the coding sequence ATGGCCCTCAAGACGATCAGCCTGCGCGCCCGGCGCGCCCTCGCCGACTTCCTGCAGAACGAGGCCGCCGGCGGCTATGTGCTGATGGGGGCCGCGGCCCTGGCGCTGATCATCGCCAACTCGCCCCTGGCCGAGGCCTATTTCCACGCCCTCCATGCCCCGATCGGCCCGACGGGTGTCCAGCACTGGATCAATGACGGGCTGATGGCCCTGTTCTTCCTGCTGGTGGGGCTGGAGATCAAGCGCGAGGTCCTGGACGGCCAGCTGTCGCGCCCGGCCGACGTCCTGCTGCCCGGCGCGGCGGCGCTAGGCGGGGTGGCGGCGCCGGCCCTGATCTATCTGGCCTTCAACGCAGGCCATCCCGCCAGCCTCGCCGGCTGGGCGATTCCCTCGGCCACCGACATCGCCTTCGCTCTGGGGGTGCTGGCCCTGCTGGGACCGCGCGTTCCGGCGGGGCTGAAGGTGTTCCTGACCGCCATCGCCATCATGGACGACCTGGCGGCCATCGTGATCATCGCCCTCTTCTACACCGCCCAGCTGCACCTTCTGGCCCTCGCCGGCGCGGGCGCGATGCTGCTGGTCCTGATCGCCCTGAACCGGCTGAAGGTGCTGGTCCTGTGGCCCTATCTGCTGCTGGGCGCGGTCCTGTGGGTCCTGGTGCTGAAGTCGGGGATCCACGCCACCCTGGCCGGCGTCGCCCTGGCCCTGACCATTCCCCTGCGCCCGGGCGACCGGTGTCCGCTGCACAAGCTGGAGCACGCGCTGCACAAGCCTGTCGCCTTCGTCGTGACACCCATCTTCGGCTTCGCCAACGCCGGCCTGTCGTTCGCGGGCGTGGGCCTTTCGGCCCTGCTGGCCCCCGCGCCGCTGGGCGTGGCCCTGGGCCTGTTCCTGGGCAAGCAGGTGGGCGTCTTCGCCGTCGCCTTCGGCCTGATCAAGCTGGGTTGGGCGCGCCTGCCGCGCGGCGCCTCGCTCGCCCAGCTCTACGGCGTGGCGGTGCTGTGCGGCGTCGGCTTCACCATGAGCCTGTTCATCGGGGTTCTGGCCTTCAGGGATCCCGGCCTGATCGATCAGACCAAGATCGGCGTGCTGGCCGGCTCGCTGGCCTCGGCCCTCGTGGGCCTGGCGATCCTGCGCCTGGCCAAACCGGCGCCGCCTGAAACATTAGAGCCTTGA
- a CDS encoding DUF5690 family protein, producing the protein MTPTADATVRQSAVSRFLATAPPWLFALYGGLSAFAVYFAMFGYRKPFTAAAFAHPDGWPFAFDFKIALVIAQVAGYATAKFIGVKVISEMRAGRRAMAILTLIFGAEMSLLLFGLLPTVIGPMAMYLNGLCLGMIWGLVFGFLEGRRLTEVLGAMLCASFILSSGVAKSVGKMLLLSNIDERWMPAVSGLVFAPLMLVAVVALSQLPPPSAADEAERVRRAPMNRQDRVALFAAHAPALILLIAVYVILTALRDFRDNFSAEIWAELGFPNAAGIFTLSELPVAAIVLVGLAALMGVRDNRRAVAFNLGFVALGFVLLGASTLAFQLGALAPVWWMILAGAGLYMGYTPFNAMLFDRMIAATGKVGTAGFLIYVADSFGYIGSISLLLVKSFARLDIEWGQFLAIGAYVACGLGLVGLFFAHRFLRTL; encoded by the coding sequence ATGACCCCAACGGCCGATGCGACCGTCCGGCAAAGCGCGGTGAGCCGCTTCCTGGCCACCGCCCCGCCCTGGCTGTTCGCGCTGTATGGCGGGCTATCGGCGTTCGCGGTCTATTTCGCCATGTTCGGCTATCGCAAGCCGTTCACGGCGGCGGCGTTCGCCCATCCGGACGGCTGGCCGTTCGCCTTCGACTTCAAGATCGCCCTCGTCATCGCCCAGGTCGCCGGCTACGCCACGGCCAAGTTCATCGGGGTCAAGGTGATCTCCGAGATGCGGGCCGGCCGGCGGGCCATGGCCATCCTGACCCTGATCTTTGGGGCCGAGATGTCGCTGCTGCTGTTCGGCCTGCTGCCGACGGTGATCGGGCCGATGGCGATGTACCTGAACGGCCTGTGCCTGGGCATGATCTGGGGCCTGGTGTTCGGCTTCCTGGAAGGCCGCCGCCTGACCGAGGTGCTGGGCGCCATGCTGTGCGCCAGCTTCATCCTGTCGTCGGGCGTGGCCAAGTCGGTCGGCAAGATGCTGCTGCTGTCGAACATCGACGAACGCTGGATGCCGGCGGTCTCGGGGCTGGTCTTCGCGCCGCTGATGCTGGTCGCCGTCGTCGCCCTCTCGCAGCTGCCGCCGCCCAGCGCCGCCGACGAGGCCGAGCGGGTGCGGCGCGCGCCGATGAACCGTCAGGACCGCGTCGCCCTGTTCGCCGCCCACGCCCCGGCCCTGATCCTGCTGATCGCGGTCTATGTGATCCTGACGGCGCTGCGCGACTTCCGCGACAACTTCTCGGCCGAGATCTGGGCCGAGCTGGGCTTTCCGAACGCCGCCGGGATCTTCACCCTGTCGGAGCTGCCGGTGGCGGCCATCGTGCTGGTCGGCCTGGCCGCCCTGATGGGGGTCAGGGACAACCGCCGGGCCGTGGCGTTCAATCTGGGCTTCGTGGCCCTGGGCTTTGTCCTGCTGGGGGCGTCGACCCTGGCGTTCCAGCTTGGCGCGCTGGCGCCGGTCTGGTGGATGATCCTGGCCGGGGCCGGCCTCTACATGGGCTATACCCCGTTCAACGCCATGCTGTTCGACCGGATGATCGCCGCGACCGGCAAGGTCGGGACGGCCGGCTTCCTGATCTATGTCGCCGACTCGTTCGGCTATATCGGCAGCATCTCGCTGTTGCTGGTAAAGTCCTTCGCCAGGCTCGATATCGAATGGGGCCAGTTCCTGGCGATCGGGGCCTATGTCGCCTGCGGCCTGGGCCTGGTCGGCCTGTTTTTCGCCCATCGCTTTCTAAGGACCCTCTGA
- a CDS encoding PAS domain S-box protein — translation MLTPFDQDIDALRASEALFRLLAEQAGDVISRHRLSGEIDYVSPAVERVLGWKAQDLIGQVASELLDPEDATRLRAAMSNLLSGAAEQSIEYRARAKDGRHVWVEAHLRLVRDEAGAPREIVAVTRDIDARVRLAEAARETQRRALLAEQVADVAFWRVDLRTSAVSVSPKFLDIYGLSRGARLSLAEILRHFAPDTRARVRAEIAEHLRTGTPSRNRIDRIVRPDGEIRHLLGSFEFDLDGAGAPAVMFGTLIDVSDLVQAREALAQTESRFRDLSTATRDIVIEVDRKGRIIFISSAVEKVLGYGETELIGHKAAHLTHPDDLPGLVRGFGALIADPTIVPPILEARARHADGRWIWLQGRPVADMAAGRLHGVLRDITEWKQAQDDLAAEHARAEAALEARSAFLANMSHELRTPLTAVIGFAALVVGLEDLPDKARDYVQRISTAGKALLSVINDVLELAKLESGQVEPHLAPCAFTPLVEDTIKMFALGAAEKGLDLRLRMIEPPPRVLTIDPDRVRQVLINLIGNAIRYTDAGSVTVEVVWREDFEELFVAVRDTGLGIDAAHQEQLFKRFSQVEASRSRSRGGTGLGLVISKGLVDAMGGRIGVGSRPGEGSDFWFTVPATIPARDALATGAEPVFEPVRAGGRILLADDNALNREMTRAILGVFDAEIVEARDGREAVEAARREVFELILMDIRMPGMDGVDATRAIRAEPGPNQNAPILAFSADMDFQASDIFDGMIRKPVTAAKLIEAVAGAARVEPAASHVAK, via the coding sequence ATGCTGACGCCCTTCGACCAGGATATCGACGCTCTTCGGGCCAGCGAGGCGTTGTTCCGTCTTCTGGCGGAGCAGGCGGGCGACGTCATCAGCCGTCACCGACTGTCGGGCGAGATCGACTATGTTTCGCCGGCGGTCGAGCGTGTCCTGGGCTGGAAGGCGCAGGACTTGATCGGCCAGGTCGCTTCGGAGCTGCTCGATCCCGAGGACGCGACGCGGTTGCGCGCGGCCATGAGCAATCTGCTCTCCGGGGCGGCCGAGCAAAGCATCGAATACCGCGCGCGCGCCAAGGACGGGCGCCATGTCTGGGTCGAGGCGCATCTGCGGCTGGTCCGCGACGAGGCCGGCGCGCCCCGGGAGATCGTGGCCGTCACCCGCGACATCGACGCGCGGGTTCGCCTGGCGGAGGCGGCCCGCGAGACGCAGAGACGCGCGCTGCTGGCCGAGCAGGTCGCGGACGTCGCCTTCTGGCGCGTCGACCTGCGCACCAGCGCGGTGAGCGTGTCGCCCAAGTTCCTGGATATCTACGGACTGTCCCGGGGCGCGCGCCTCTCGCTGGCCGAGATCCTGCGCCACTTCGCGCCCGACACCCGCGCCCGGGTGCGCGCCGAGATCGCCGAGCATCTGCGCACCGGCACGCCGTCGCGCAACCGCATCGACCGGATCGTCCGTCCGGATGGCGAGATCCGTCATCTGCTCGGGAGCTTCGAGTTCGATCTCGATGGCGCGGGGGCTCCCGCCGTGATGTTCGGCACCCTGATCGACGTGAGCGATCTGGTTCAGGCGCGCGAGGCCCTGGCCCAGACCGAGTCGCGCTTTCGCGATCTGTCCACGGCGACGCGGGACATCGTGATCGAGGTGGACCGCAAGGGGCGCATCATCTTCATCAGCTCGGCGGTCGAGAAGGTGCTGGGCTATGGCGAGACCGAACTGATCGGCCACAAGGCCGCGCACCTGACCCATCCCGACGACCTTCCCGGACTGGTCCGCGGTTTCGGCGCCCTGATCGCCGATCCCACCATCGTTCCGCCGATCCTGGAAGCGCGCGCCCGGCACGCGGACGGTCGCTGGATCTGGCTGCAGGGGCGGCCTGTCGCCGACATGGCGGCCGGGCGGCTTCACGGCGTGCTGCGCGACATCACCGAGTGGAAGCAGGCCCAGGACGATCTGGCGGCCGAGCACGCCCGCGCCGAGGCGGCGCTGGAGGCCCGTTCGGCCTTCCTGGCCAATATGAGCCACGAGCTGCGCACGCCGCTCACGGCGGTGATCGGCTTCGCCGCCCTGGTCGTGGGCCTCGAGGATCTGCCCGACAAGGCCCGCGACTACGTCCAGCGCATCTCCACGGCCGGCAAGGCGCTGCTGTCGGTGATCAACGACGTGCTGGAGCTGGCCAAGCTGGAGAGCGGTCAGGTCGAGCCTCATCTGGCGCCGTGCGCGTTCACGCCGCTGGTCGAGGATACGATCAAGATGTTCGCGCTGGGCGCGGCCGAGAAGGGGCTGGACCTGCGGCTGCGGATGATCGAGCCGCCGCCGCGCGTCCTGACCATCGATCCAGACCGCGTTCGTCAGGTGCTGATCAACCTGATCGGCAACGCGATCCGCTACACCGACGCGGGCTCGGTGACGGTCGAGGTGGTCTGGCGCGAGGACTTCGAGGAACTGTTCGTGGCCGTGCGGGACACGGGTCTGGGCATAGACGCCGCGCACCAGGAGCAGCTGTTCAAGCGGTTCTCGCAGGTCGAGGCCTCGCGCTCGCGCTCACGCGGCGGCACGGGCCTCGGACTGGTCATCAGCAAGGGTCTGGTCGACGCCATGGGCGGTCGGATCGGCGTCGGCAGCCGGCCTGGCGAAGGCAGCGACTTCTGGTTCACGGTCCCGGCCACGATTCCGGCGCGCGACGCGCTGGCCACGGGCGCCGAGCCGGTCTTCGAGCCGGTGCGCGCCGGCGGCCGCATCCTGCTGGCCGACGACAACGCCCTGAACCGCGAGATGACCCGCGCGATCCTGGGCGTGTTCGACGCCGAGATCGTCGAGGCCAGGGACGGACGCGAGGCCGTGGAGGCCGCCCGTCGCGAGGTCTTCGAACTGATCCTGATGGATATCCGCATGCCGGGCATGGACGGGGTCGACGCCACGCGCGCCATCCGCGCCGAGCCGGGGCCGAACCAGAACGCCCCGATCCTGGCCTTTTCGGCCGACATGGACTTCCAGGCCTCCGACATCTTCGACGGCATGATCCGCAAGCCGGTCACGGCGGCCAAGCTGATCGAGGCGGTGGCGGGCGCGGCGCGGGTCGAACCCGCGGCGAGTCACGTCGCCAAGTGA